From a region of the Mercurialis annua linkage group LG1-X, ddMerAnnu1.2, whole genome shotgun sequence genome:
- the LOC126665295 gene encoding 60S ribosomal protein L32-1 translates to MAVPLLTKKIVKKRVKKFKRPQWDRKISVKENWRRPKGIDSRVRRKFKGVTLMPNIGYGSDKKTRHYLPNGFKKFVVHNVQELELLMMHNRTYCAEIAHDVSTRKRKDIVERAAQLDVVVTNKLARLRSQEDE, encoded by the exons ATGGCAGTTCCGTTGCTGACAAAGAAGATTGTGAAGAAGAGAGTGAAGAAGTTTAAGAGGCCACAATGGGACAGGAAGATCTCTGTCaag GAAAACTGGAGAAGACCCAAGGGTATTGATTCAAGGGTCAGGAGAAAATTCAAAGGTGTAACTCTGATGCCCAACATTGGTTATGGATCAGACAAGAAAACTCGCCACTATCTTCCCAATGGATTTAAGAAGTTTGTTGTGCACAACGTGCAGGAGCTTGAGCTTTTGATGATGCACAACAG GACTTATTGTGCTGAGATTGCCCATGATGTCTCTACaagaaagagaaaggatattGTCGAGCGTGCAGCTCAGTTGGATGTTGTTGTTACCAACAAATTGGCTAGGTTGAGGAGCCAAGAGGATGAGTAA